The following is a genomic window from Bacillota bacterium.
ATCCCCATGTGCTCCGTCAGGAGCCGGCCCACCGCGCTGGCGCCCATCCCCATCAGCACGAACACGATCGTAAAACCCAGCACGAAGAAGAGCCCATTCAGGAGCAGCAACCGGCGCTGTTCGCCGCTCACGGCGGCCTCCAGGCTCGAACCCGTCAAATACGTGACGTAGGCCGGGACGAGCGGCAGCACGCACGGCGACACGAAGGAGACCAGCCCCGCCGCGAACGCGAGCGGCAAGGTCACCTGTTCAGCCATGCCGGCTCACCTCAGGCCTTCCGCTTCTCCTCCAGTACGTCCGACAACCAGGCGATGTCATCGGCGAGCCGCTTCTGCCGGGCACCCAGCGACCACAGGTACAGCGCCAGCACGATCCACACGGCCGAATACCCGAAGAACAAGAACAGCGTGCCGCTGCTCACGTCAGTTGTCCACCTCCAGCCGCGCCTTCTCCTTCAGGGCGTTGACCTCACGGGTCATGTGCTCCAGCCGCAACCGGTGCACGAACAAGTAGGCGTTCACCAGCGTCAGCGCCGCCAGCGCCACCAGCATGGCCACGACCATGCGCGAATCCATCTCCAGCCGCGGCGTCGGGCCGTCCAGCTGAATCACCGTCGGATGCATGCCCCGCCACCACGTGGCCGAGAAATGAACCAGCGGCACGTTGGCGAAGGCCACGATACCGAAGATGGACGCCAGCCGGCCCCGCTTGTCAACGCCTTCGGTGGCCGCCCGAATGAGCAAGTACGCAATGTACATAAACAACAAAATGACGGTCGTCGTCAGGCGCGGCTCCCACGTCCACCACACGTTCCATACGGCCCGCGCCCAGAACGAGCCCGTCACCAGCGTCAGCACCGTGAACATGATGCCGACCTCCGCGGCCGAGACGGCCATCGCGTCCAACGCCTCGCGGCGCCGGACCAGGTAGGCGATGCTCGTGACGAACACGATGAAAAACGCCAAGTACGCGTTCCACGCCGACCCGACGTGGAAGTAGAAAATGCGCTGGACGATCCCCAGCGTCCGCTCCTCGGGCGCCCAGACAAGGGCCATGTACAGCGCAAACACGACGGCGGGCAACGCCAGCCACCCCAGCACCCGCTGCAGCGTGCCCAGCCGCTGCGCCGGCGATTGGGTCAGTGCTTTCGCGGCCAATGTCATACCTCCACAACGTACTCAAACAAGAAATATGGCACGCCCCAGAACAAGACGTTGTAAAGCACCAGCATCCGGAGCCACGCCGCCTGACCGGCCCAGCTGCCTTCCAGGAGCAGCGCGTCGCTCAGGTGGACCGCCGCCAGCACGATGGGCACCAGCAGCGGAAACAAGAGCACCGGAAACAGCACTTCCCCGGAGCGCAGCTGCGCGGCCAGCGCGGCCAGCAGCGTCCCCACGGCGCTGTACGCGGCGATGACCAGCGCGCTCGTCACGATCCATTGCCACAGCGGCGCCGCCAGCGTCTGGCCGAAGAGGCCGAAAAACACCGGCATCAAGACGACAGCCACCGCGCTCAGAAACAGCAGCGTCACCAGCGCCTTGGCCAAAAACACCGCGCTGCGATCCACCGGCGCCAAAAGCAGCCCCGCCAGGCGCCCATCCCCCCGTTCCCTGGCAAACCCCCGCGACACCCCGACGGTGCCGGCGAAAAACAGCGTCACCCACAGGCTGGCCGTAAAGACGCCCTCCACCCGCATGGCCGCCGGCGGCAGCGCGAAGACGAACACCAACATCAGCAGCAGCGCCAGCAGCACCGGCGTCAGCAGCAGCTCGCCCGTGCGCCACTCGACCCGCAAGTCTTTCCAAACGATCGCCAGCAGCACTCGGCCCATGCTCACGCCACGGTTTCCTTTGCGCCGGACGGAATCACCAGCCGGCGGTAATCCTCGTCGAACTGCTCTGGGCCGTATCCGGCCACCGCCCGGAACATGGCCAGCCGCCCGCGCACGATGACGGCCACGTCGTCGGCCGTCGGCCACGCCGTTCTCCATTCATGCGCGACCAGCACCACCGAGCGGCCCTCGCTTCGCAGTTCCTTCAACATGTTCGTCAACTCGTCGGCCCAGCGCACGTCCAGACCGCTGTACGGCTCGTCCAGCAAGAGCAAGGACGGGCGGTGAATTAGGGCACGTCCGAGGGACAGGCGCTGCCGCATGCCGCGCGACAAGCGCCCGGCCGGCTCGCGGGCCACCAGGCGCAGACCTAACCGCTCCACCATCGCCTCGGCCGCCCGAACTGCGTTGCGAACGCCGTACAGCCGACCGGCGAAGATCAAGTTTTCCAGCACCGTCAGCTCGTCGTACAAGACGCTTTCGTGCAGCAGCACCCCGATGCGGGCGCGCAGTGCCGGCCCCGCCTTGGCGGCGGGCACGCCGTCAAACAGCACCTCGCCGGACGTGGGCGGCACCAGCCCCGCGATGACTTTCAATAAGGTGCTCTTGCCCGCCCCGTTTGGGCCGCACAGCAGCAAGAGGCGTCCAGGTTCCAGCGTCAGGCGGATACGGTCGAGAAGCCGCCGGCCGTCGACGCGCCGGGTGACGTCACGAACTTCGATTCGCAATTAGCGCACCCTGCCGCTCGACGGATGGGCCTCGTAGAGCACGCCGTCGATCTCGACGTACTCGTAGGAGCCGTTCTTGTTGTACGTGTCCGCCGCCTCGTACTTGGACACGCACTGCACCAGCAGGCGGTCGACCGTGAACACGCCGTCGGCGCCGAACATGCCCTCGAGCACCACGTTCGCGCCGTCAACGAGGTTGTCGGGACGCACGCCGCGATAGACGGCCGTCACCCGGCTGTCGCCCTGCGCCACGTCGAAAGTGAGAACGAAATCGCTCGCGTTCCAGCGGATCGTCTCGCCCGGAACGGATCCGGCAATCCGCACGAACCGCCCGCGCAAGTCGTCTTGCCGCTCCAGCGCTTCGGCGACGGTCAGATAATACATTGTAGTATTGGAGGCTGCGGTGAAAATCAGGTAGACCAGCACGGCGCCGACGAGGACGAGGGCCGCCGTGACCTTGCGCTTTTTCGGATCCATGGGCGCGAAGTCCCCACCCTTTCGCCGTACTACGGCTTAATAGTAGCAAATGAACCCTGGTGCGACAAGAATAATGGGCTTGATTTTCCAAATGACATGTCGAAATTTGTGACAACCTACTCTTGCACGGCCCGCCGCGACCGTTGCCGCCTGGAAGCCGAACATTTCCGCCGGCCGGGAAGGAAATGGGCGACATAGCGGCTAATCATACCCCGTCTTTTTCCCCGGCGGTTTCGCGGAAGGCGGCCGCGGCCGCCGCCGTGCGGAAGCCGGGGGTTGGCGAATACGCAGGAGGAACAGGTGGTTCGCATGGATGTGGATACGATCCTTGTGATGGTGGAAATTCCGCGCGGCAGCCGGAACAAGTACGAGTACGACCCGGAGACCGGCCGCATCGTGCTGGACCGCATGCTTTTCTCCGCCGTGCACTATCCGGCCGACTACGGCTTCATCCCGGAAACGCTGGCGGAAGACGGCGACCCGCTGGACGCGCTGGTGCTGGTCGGCGAGGCCACGTTCCCCGGCTGTCTCATCCGGGCCAAACCGATCGGCGTGTTCCACATGTGGGACGAAAAAGGCCCGGACGATAAGATTTTGGCCGTCCCCGTCGGCGATCCGCAGTGGAGCTGGGCGTCGGACCTGGACGACGTGCCGGAGCACTTGCTGCGGGAAATTACCCACTTCTTCCAGGTGTACAAAGACCTGGAGCACAAGAAGACGAAGGTGGGCGGCTGGGACAACGCGGAGTTCGCGCGGAAAGTGATTCGCGAGGCCCGGGAGCGTTGGGAGCAGCAGAAAAAGGCGTAACGCGCGGCTGTTTCCCGGCTCGCGCGGGCGCCGCGATGGCCGGCGCGCTGACCGCGACACGAAAACCAACGGGCCGGGAACGCTTCCCGGCCCACTTTCGTCCCGAAACGCTTTTTTCGACACCCTTTCTTTCCCCTGCCTACCAGGAAACAAGACGCGTATCCCACAAGTCTTCGACCTGCCGGAGCCGCTCCAGCACGGTCGGTGGAATCGGATCGTCCACGCCGAGCAGCATGACCGCGTGGCTGCCCACGGCTTGGCGGCCCACCTGCATGAAGGCGATGTTGATCCCCGCCTCGCCCAGGATGGTGCCGACGCGACCAATCATCCCCGGCCGGTCCACGTTGCGCGCCACCAGCATCAGCCCCGGCGTATCGACGTTCACCCGGTACCCGTCTATCTCGACCAGCGTGGGGCGGCCCGGACCCGTCAGCGTGCCCGCCACCGAGCGCTGCCGGCCGGCGGCCGTCCAGCCCCGCACGGTAATTAAGCTTTGGAAATCCGTCTCGTCGGCGTGCCGCGTCTCGGCTACGTGGATGCCCCGCTCCCGCGCCACCAGCCACGCGTTCACGTAGTTGACGGACTCCTGCAGGATAGTGTCCAGCATGCCCTTCAGCACGGCCCGCGTCAGCGGCGCGCACTCATACTGCGACAACTGGCCCTGGTATACCACCTCGACGCGCTCCAGCGGGCCGCCCGCGAGCTGGCTGAACAGGCGCCCCAGCCGCTCGGCCACGTCCACGTACGGCCACAGCTTGTCCATCAGTTCGGGCGAAAGCACCGGCAAGTTGACCGGGTGGCGCACCAGCTCGCCCCGCAGCGCCCGCAGCACTTCGGCCGCCACTTCCACCGCCACGTTGACCTGGGACTCCACCGTGGACGCCCCGAGATGCGGCGTCACGATGACCTTGTCCGACTCCAGCAGGGGGCTGCCCCACGGCGGCTCTTGCTCGAACACGTCCAGCGCGGCGCCGGCCACCTTGCCGCTCTGCAGCGCCTCGTACAACGCCTGCTCGTCGATGATCCCGCCCCGGGCGCAGTTGATGATGCGCACGCCGTCTTTCATGAGCGCGAACTGCCGGGGGCCGATGAGGCCGCGGGTCGCGGGGGTGAGCGGCGTGTGCACCGTGATAAAGTCCGCGCGGCGGCACAAGTCGTCCAGGCCGGTCAGCTCCACGCCCAGCTCCCGGGCGCGCTCGGCGGACATGTACGGGTCGTAGGCGATGACGGTCATGCCCAGCGCCTGGGCGCGGCGGGCCACCTGGCTGCCGACGCGCCCGAGGCCGACGACGCCCAGCACTTTGCCGTGGATCTGGACGCCGATGAAGCGCTGCCTCTCCCAGCGGCGATCCCGCACCACGGACGCGTGGGCCGCCGGTATCCAGCGCGCCAGGGCCAGCATCAGGGCGATGGCGTGCTCGGCCGTCGCCACCGTGTTGCCCTCGGGCGCGTTGATGACGAGCACGCCCCGCCGTGTCGCCGCGTCTACGTCGATGTTGTCCACGCCGACGCCGGCGCGGCCGATGACCTTCAGCCGCCGGCCCGCCTCGATGACGCGAGCCGTGACCCGGGTCCCGCTGCGGACGATGAGGCCGTCGTAGTCCCCGATGACGTCGACCAGCTCCGCCTCAGACAAGCCCGTCCGCACCTCGACGACGACGCCGTCCGCCGCGCGCAAGACCGCCAACCCTTCCTCCGACAGCGGGTCGGTCACCAGCACCTTCAATGCCACGCCGCCCAAACCTCCTGTGCGGCCGCGACCCC
Proteins encoded in this region:
- a CDS encoding cytochrome C assembly protein, translating into MTLAAKALTQSPAQRLGTLQRVLGWLALPAVVFALYMALVWAPEERTLGIVQRIFYFHVGSAWNAYLAFFIVFVTSIAYLVRRREALDAMAVSAAEVGIMFTVLTLVTGSFWARAVWNVWWTWEPRLTTTVILLFMYIAYLLIRAATEGVDKRGRLASIFGIVAFANVPLVHFSATWWRGMHPTVIQLDGPTPRLEMDSRMVVAMLVALAALTLVNAYLFVHRLRLEHMTREVNALKEKARLEVDN
- a CDS encoding cytochrome c biogenesis protein CcmE, with product MDPKKRKVTAALVLVGAVLVYLIFTAASNTTMYYLTVAEALERQDDLRGRFVRIAGSVPGETIRWNASDFVLTFDVAQGDSRVTAVYRGVRPDNLVDGANVVLEGMFGADGVFTVDRLLVQCVSKYEAADTYNKNGSYEYVEIDGVLYEAHPSSGRVR
- a CDS encoding inorganic pyrophosphatase; its protein translation is MDVDTILVMVEIPRGSRNKYEYDPETGRIVLDRMLFSAVHYPADYGFIPETLAEDGDPLDALVLVGEATFPGCLIRAKPIGVFHMWDEKGPDDKILAVPVGDPQWSWASDLDDVPEHLLREITHFFQVYKDLEHKKTKVGGWDNAEFARKVIREARERWEQQKKA
- a CDS encoding phosphoglycerate dehydrogenase, which gives rise to MKVLVTDPLSEEGLAVLRAADGVVVEVRTGLSEAELVDVIGDYDGLIVRSGTRVTARVIEAGRRLKVIGRAGVGVDNIDVDAATRRGVLVINAPEGNTVATAEHAIALMLALARWIPAAHASVVRDRRWERQRFIGVQIHGKVLGVVGLGRVGSQVARRAQALGMTVIAYDPYMSAERARELGVELTGLDDLCRRADFITVHTPLTPATRGLIGPRQFALMKDGVRIINCARGGIIDEQALYEALQSGKVAGAALDVFEQEPPWGSPLLESDKVIVTPHLGASTVESQVNVAVEVAAEVLRALRGELVRHPVNLPVLSPELMDKLWPYVDVAERLGRLFSQLAGGPLERVEVVYQGQLSQYECAPLTRAVLKGMLDTILQESVNYVNAWLVARERGIHVAETRHADETDFQSLITVRGWTAAGRQRSVAGTLTGPGRPTLVEIDGYRVNVDTPGLMLVARNVDRPGMIGRVGTILGEAGINIAFMQVGRQAVGSHAVMLLGVDDPIPPTVLERLRQVEDLWDTRLVSW